The Euphorbia lathyris chromosome 2, ddEupLath1.1, whole genome shotgun sequence genome includes a window with the following:
- the LOC136217145 gene encoding BAG family molecular chaperone regulator 6: protein MMPIHRYMDSYPHPGNQISSGQNYYPSFEAVPPLTKVDPSKTVVMNQPWLYPNSFNHSIPCYPCSNGGHFPGYYSHGFYPHSPAPQFNCCGHHSTFPGAFPVQYMPPPCYLKELPKYDYDKPRDYGYHCCGCPNHSHYQKYGGGERMEEEEPNAGSKFGHAKVPFQLENYPYPVLWMPPEYMKNKEHKKPLESDGVTQEKSSQDMKPPQNVKPNEQEPKEQHSWFPLDMKSLQPLLQGREGRRTQDQQDEERMRQFPFPIIWMPPHHKQEEDEKEEQGNMNGSPTTVKDPVPSSNVFPVKFINNGNGTCKVREIDENVSDQVNSELKEESTNQRSIPVKQMEEKSTNKRSIPVKQMEEKSANQRIIPVKQMEEKTNQRIIPVKQMEVFKEGENSEGAERRGRTVSPKKRGDHETGKSSGAGARRDSSSPPKSKLPPVCLRVDPLPRKKSSSLSSRSPSPPGSTGKSQERTKEALKLPVMLDRKAQACQDSEVKENTLSSNKEAEEKKSKGAAIQVAERKRDENKDEEPRNDSETGIPVCSSVDSINQTTEQSEKNDVKFINQGEKGLESSDESTIKQANEKQETNDESRSMDAAIGDNKKLSVNGAACRIQSAYRGYQVRKWEPLKKLKQIAEVQEQMIELRKKIHGLESSLDLQKDEKQTIVIGEMIMRLLLKLDTIQGLHPSLRNARKSLARELVMLQEKLDLLVKANSNEKPSDSEEGKSRNAREHPTDDIPQLVNAVLNNQDEETSKSPLVLNDEQRESVNDAQLVARDIEFPSDESKGELDDGELDSIVVLEHDEAANARTSQLPSQKSGSEEMFGAQLESICPESDPGAHVVEVLTALPVGVIENEEPLQHGQAGLLENQAQHESDTAAEAVEVLNELPVGVIENEEPLQLEQAELQENQAQHESDTTAQAVVVLNELPVGVIENEEPLQLEQAELQENQAQHESDTAAQAVVVPNELPVGVIENEEPLQLEQAELQENALLLGGDVGEKAAIDALEWQSRKDTSSELEEVSDLNEVKQQATLVLNAKPTGPFSQNYPDHQFIEGFDEDTPVKVEIEDTNFPGKAMLGGDGQQTQVSEISNIVQMSESLQEETLQASPLLSEKDGDEMKQDVDQGMINVDVSSIPDKTGDDQDSVYQATGEHASEGILLEKRALHLHEQETVGVPDMSSYQLVDRPDTSNDEGKRESLPLLTATGELSTREQEIALEDGKKLVEENEKMRKMVEKLVECGREQLAAISNLTGRVNDLEKRLRRKKMKARRCRRAVSNEGKTV, encoded by the exons ATGATGCCTATTCATAGATACATGGACTCATATCCACATCCAGGAAATCAAATCTCTTCTGGTCAGAACTACTATCCGAGTTTTGAGGCTGTTCCACCTCTCACTAAAGTTGATCCATCCAAAACCGTTGTCATGAATCAACCTTGGCTTTATCCGAACAGTTTCAATCACTCGATTCCGTGCTATCCTTGCAGCAATGGTGGCCACTTCCCTGGCTATTATAGTCATGGATTTTACCCTCATTCTCCAGCGCCGCAGTTCAATTGTTGTGGACACCATTCTACATTTCCCGGTGCTTTTCCTGTACAATATATGCCTCCGCCATGTTATTTGAAAGAGCTTCCCAAGTACGATTATGACAAGCCTAGAGACTATGGTTATCATTGTTGTGGGTGTCCTAACCACTCACACTACCAGAAATATGGTGGTGGTGAGAGAATGGAAGAGGAGGAGCCTAACGCGGGGAGCAAGTTTGGCCACGCTAAGGTTCCATTCCAATTGGAAAATTATCCATATCCAGTTTTGTGGATGCCACCGGAGTATATGAAGAATAAAGAGCACAAAAAACCTTTGGAATCAGATGGAGTAACTCAGGAAAAATCTTCGCAGGATATGAAGCCTCCTCAGAATGTAAAGCCAAATGAACAAGAACCTAAAGAGCAGCATAGCTGGTTTCCACTTGACATGAAAAGCCTTCAACCTTTGTTGCAAGGTCGCGAGGGGAGGAGAACTCAGGATCAGCAGGATGAGGAGAGGATGCGACAATTTCCATTTCCAATAATCTGGATGCCTCCTCATCATAAACAAGAAGAAGATGAGAAGGAAGAGCAAGGAAATATGAATGGTTCTCCAACCACTGTCAAAGATCCAGTTCCTAGTAGCAATGTTTTTCCGGTAAAATTCATCAATAATGGCAATGGTACGTGTAAAGTCCGAGAGATCGATGAGAATGTCAGTGACCAGGTTAATTCAGAGCTGAAGGAGGAAAGTACTAATCAGAGAAGCATTCCTGTGAAACAGATGGAGGAAAAAAGTACTAATAAGAGAAGCATTCCTGTGAAACAAATGGAGGAAAAAAGTGCTAACCAGAGAATCATTCCTGTGAAACAAATGGAGGAAAAAACTAATCAGAGAATCATTCCTGTGAAACAAATGGAGGTGTTTAAGGAAGGGGAGAATTCTGAAGGTGCTGAAAGGAGAGGAAGAACAGTTTCTCCAAAAAAGAGAGGAGATCATGAAACGGGTAAATCTTCTGGAGCTGGTGCAAGAAGAGATTCTTCCTCCCCACCAAAGTCAAAGTTGCCTCCAGTTTGTCTAAGAGTTGATCCCTTACCTCGCAAAAAGAGCAGTAGCTTGAGCTCAAGGTCTCCTAGTCCTCCAGGGAGCACAGGGAAGTCACAGGAGAGGACAAAGGAAGCCCTCAAGTTACCAGTTATGTTAGACCGCAAAGCTCAGGCTTGTCAGGATTCAGAAGTCAAAGAAAACACTTTAAGCAGCAACAAAGAggcagaagaaaagaaaagcaaggGAGCAGCAATACAGGTTGCGGAAAGGAAAAGGGATGAGAATAAGGATGAAGAGCCGAGGAATGACTCGGAAACTGGAATTCCTGTTTGTTCATCAGTTGATTCCATTAACCAAACAACAGAGCAGAGTGAAAAGAATGATGTCAAATTCATTAACCAAGGCGAAAAAGGATTAGAAAGTTCTGATGAATCAACAATTAAGCAAGCAAATGAAAAGCAGGAAACAAATGATGAAAGCAGATCCATGGATGCAGCAATAGGAGACAACAAGAAACTATCAGTTAATGGAGCTGCTTGTCGCATTCAGTCTGCTTATCGTGGGTATCAAGTAAGAAAATGGGAGCCATTGAAGAAATTGAAGCAAATTGCCGAAGTCCAGGAGCAAATGATTGAGCTTAGGAAAAAGATTCATGGTTTGGAGTCTTCTCTGGACCTCCAGAAAGATGAGAAACAAACTATAGTTATTGGAGAAATGATAATGCGCCTCCTtctgaagttggataccatccAG GGCTTACACCCAAGTCTCAGGAATGCCCGGAAGTCCCTGGCAAGGGAACTTGTAATGCTACAAGAGAAGCTTGATCTACTTGTCAAAGCCAACTCTAATGAAAAACCTTCGGATAGTGAAGAAGGGAAATCCAGGAATGCAAGAGAGCATCCAACTGATGATATCCCGCAGTTGGTGAATGCAGTTTTGAACAATCAGGATGAGGAAACTTCTAAGTCTCCCCTTGTCCTCAATGATGAGCAGAGGGAAAGTGTAAATGATGCGCAGCTAGTGGCTAGGGATATAGAATTTCCTTCAGATGAGTCAAAGGGAGAACTTGACGATGGAGAGTTAGATTCTATTGTGGTGCTGGAACATGATGAAGCGGCTAACGCGAGAACTTCACAATTGCCTTCACAGAAGAGTGGTTCGGAAGAGATGTTTGGTGCCCAACTAGAAAGCATCTGTCCTGAGTCAGACCCTGGTGCACATGTTGTAGAGGTACTAACCGCACTACCTGTTGGAGTGATTGAAAACGAGGAACCTCTGCAGCATGGACAAGCTGGATTGCTGGAGAATCAGGCACAGCATGAATCAGACACTGCTGCCGAGGCTGTAGAGGTACTAAATGAACTACCTGTTGGAGTGATTGAAAACGAGGAACCTCTGCAGCTTGAACAAGCTGAATTGCAGGAGAATCAGGCACAGCATGAATCAGACACTACTGCGCAGGCTGTAGTGGTACTAAATGAACTACCTGTTGGAGTGATTGAAAACGAGGAACCTCTGCAGCTTGAACAAGCTGAATTGCAGGAGAATCAGGCACAGCATGAATCAGACACTGCTGCGCAGGCGGTAGTGGTACCAAATGAACTACCTGTTGGAGTGATTGAAAACGAGGAACCTCTGCAGCTTGAACAAGCTGAATTGCAGGAGAATGCTTTATTGCTTGGTGGAGATGTGGGAGAAAAAGCAGCAATTGATGCATTAGAGTGGCAATCTAGAAAAGATACATCTTCAGAACTTGAGGAAGTTTCAGATCTGAATGAAGTGAAACAGCAGGCAACATTAGTGCTCAATGCGAAGCCAACAGGCCCGTTCAGCCAGAACTACCCAGACCACCAGTTCATAGAAGGGTTTGATGAAGATACTCCTGTGAAAGTTGAAATTGAGGACACTAATTTCCCTGGAAAAGCAATGCTTGGAGGAGATGGACAACAAACACAGGTGTCAGAAATCAGCAACATTGTACAAATGAGTGAATCTTTGCAAGAGGAAACACTACAAGCTTCTCCATTGCTGTCGGAAAAAGATGGTGATGAAATGAAGCAAGATGTTGACCAAGGGATGATCAATGTAGACGTAAGCAGTATCCCGGATAAAACCGGAGATGATCAGGATAGTGTATATCAGGCAACTGGAGAGCATGCAAGTGAAGGAATATTACTGGAAAAAAGAGCTCTTCATCTTCATGAACAAGAAACAGTTGGTGTCCCAGACATGTCATCCTATCAGCTTGTTGACAGGCCAGATACTTCCAATGATGAAGGCAAAAGAGAATCATTACCTTTGTTAACTGCTACTGGTGAGCTATCTACACGGGAGCAGGAGATAGCCTTGGAAGATGGTAAAAAGCTGGTAGAAGAGAATGAGAAAATGAGGAAGATGGTGGAGAAATTAGTAGAATGTGGGAGAGAACAGTTGGCTGCCATATCCAACTTAACAGGGAGAGTGAATGATCTAGAGAAAAGGTTGAGGCGGAAAAAGATGAAGGCAAGACGGTGTAGACGAGCAGTATCTAATGAAGGCAAGACGGTGTAG